The following are from one region of the Passer domesticus isolate bPasDom1 chromosome 13, bPasDom1.hap1, whole genome shotgun sequence genome:
- the UBTD2 gene encoding ubiquitin domain-containing protein 2: MGGCVGSHHDSSGSLNENSDGTGVALGRNQPLKKEKPKWKSDYPMTDGQLRSKRDEFWDTAPAFEGRKEIWDALKAAAHAFESNDHELAQAIIDGANITLPHGALTECYDELGNRYQLPVYCLAPPINMIEEKGDLETLDIPDPPPNSGHECQLRLRLSTGKDLKLLVRSMDTVYHMKRRLHAVEGVEPGSQRWFFSGRPLADKMKLEELKIPKDYVVQVIVSQPLANPTPVEN, translated from the exons TGGCTCTTGGTCGTAACCAGCCCCTGAAGAAGGAGAAGCCCAAATGGAAGAGCGATTACCCCATGACGGACGGGCAGCTGCGCAGTAAGAGGGATGAATTTTGGGACACAGCCCCGGCCTTTGAGGGCAGGAAGGAGATTTGGGATGCCCTCAAGGCTGCTGCCCACGCCTTTGAGAGCAACGACCACGAACTGGCACAAGCAATCATTGATGGTGCAAACATAACACTACCCCATG GTGCTCTTACGGAGTGTTACGATGAACTGGGCAACCGCTACCAGCTCCCCGTCTACTGCCTTGCCCCACCCATCAACATGATCGAGGAGAAGGGTGACCTGGAGACCCTGGACATCCCTGACCCCCCTCCCAACTCCGGGCACGAGTGCCAGCTGCGCCTGCGCCTGTCCACGGGCAAAGACCTGAAGCTGCTGGTGCGCAGCATGGACACCGTGTACCACATGAAGCGGCGGCTGCACGCCGTGGAGGGAGTGGAGCCGGGCAGCCAGCGCTGGTTCTTCTCCGGGAGACCCCTGGCAGACAAAATGAAACTGGAGGAGTTGAAAATCCCAAAGGACTACGTGGTGCAAGTCATCGTGAGCCAGCCCTTAGCAAACCCCACCCCGGTGGAAAACTGA